From a single Aricia agestis chromosome 17, ilAriAges1.1, whole genome shotgun sequence genomic region:
- the LOC121735272 gene encoding pre-mRNA 3' end processing protein WDR33, translated as MDFGNPPPNMSMPPPGMGGPMMGPPGMGPRNNIRHNFRPYNYQLRFPPQGPMNMTQDDFDGKRLRKSVMRKTVDYNSSIIKALESRVWQRDWRDRHALQPDAMYTPDLLPPPSYPDNPINAVTTRFVKTATNKMRCPIFAVAWTPEGRRLVTGASSGEFTLWNGLTFNFETILQAHDSPVRSMVWSHGEGWMVTGDHSGFIKYWQSNMNNVKMYQAHKEAVRGISFSPSDSKIVTCSDDGTLRIFDFYRCQEERILRGHGADVKCVQWHPSKALIVSGSKDNQQPIKLWDPKSGTALSTLHAHKSTVMDLKWNENGNWLITASRDHLLKLFDIRKLGTELQIFRGHKKEASSVVWHPTHEGLFCSGGSDGAILFWNVGTDKEVGCIEGAHESIVWTMAWHPLGHILCSGSNDHTCKFWTRNRPGDLMRDKYNLNTLPPGVQDENEIEETSTIPGMGPEDKVEIFSSDTADKVIPGLDLDTTFVPMEFEKKVKKVPYSKPIPRNFQAQWNHGLVVDDATTEALTQALVESVPGAVPLQQITPNAIFIYGKLIPVEPGSRLEKAIMEGQIALKRYIATGEIEQLDDMMAHLEEDADDENFPPFEYPTPENDRDGENEDSENNEKEDFDKEEYYNDPRESNDQNSQDNSFNNYENGTDIRPPMGNMPPMGMMRPPMNMGPMRPMMGPMGMRMPPPHMPGMPPMGHMGPMGPNMSPMGNMPPIRNMPPMGNMPPMGNMNYQDNGFNKSGYDSSFDGNNQSYNDDNDEYSEDNSFDNSFDEENSFNEQDEGHDYGQNQRWGGNFRGRTPNRGRGQDRGRGQDRGRGRGANGFGGRNLRKGPPRGTTWSRRGVGANRQFRRGNIQNN; from the coding sequence ATGGATTTCGGAAACCCTCCTCCCAACATGTCCATGCCTCCACCCGGCATGGGCGGGCCTATGATGGGGCCGCCAGGTATGGGCCCGCGCAACAACATCAGGCATAACTTTAGGCCGTATAATTATCAATTGCGTTTTCCACCCCAAGGTCCTATGAACATGACACAGGATGATTTCGATGGTAAACGTTTACGTAAATCTGTCATGCGTAAAACTGTAGACTATAATTCGTCTATTATAAAAGCGTTAGAATCTCGGGTTTGGCAGCGGGACTGGAGGGACCGCCACGCGTTGCAGCCGGACGCCATGTACACGCCTGACCTGCTCCCTCCGCCGTCGTATCCCGACAATCCTATAAATGCTGTTACCACTCGTTTCGTCAAAACTGCAACAAACAAAATGAGATGTCCCATATTTgccgtggcgtggacgccagaAGGACGTAGATTAGTGACAGGAGCATCCTCAGGTGAATTCACACTATGGAATGGTCTGACTTTTAACTTTGAAACTATACTCCAAGCTCACGATTCACCCGTGCGGTCTATGGTGTGGTCCCACGGTGAAGGGTGGATGGTAACCGGAGACCATTCCGGATTTATCAAGTATTGGCAAAGTAATATGAATAATGTTAAAATGTACCAGGCTCATAAGGAGGCAGTGAGAGGTATAAGTTTTAGTCCCAGTGATTCCAAAATAGTTACGTGCTCAGATGATGGCACTTTGAGGATATTTGATTTCTATAGATGTCAAGAGGAAAGAATTCTAAGAGGTCATGGAGCAGATGTAAAATGTGTTCAATGGCATCCCTCTAAAGCATTAATTGTGTCAGGAAGTAAAGATAATCAGCAGCCCATAAAGCTGTGGGATCCAAAATCAGGAACAGCATTATCTACCCTTCATGCTCACAAGTCTACTGTTATGGATCTCAAGTGGAATGAAAATGGCAACTGGCTTATTACGGCTTCCCGTGATCATTTACTAAAGTTATTTGACATCCGTAAACTGGGCACAGAACTACAAATATTTAGAGGACACAAAAAGGAGGCATCCAGTGTGGTGTGGCATCCCACACATGAAGGTTTATTCTGTTCTGGTGGTTCAGATGGAGCCATTTTATTCTGGAATGTTGGTACCGACAAAGAAGTTGGTTGTATAGAAGGTGCTCATGAATCAATAGTTTGGACCATGGCCTGGCATCCACTAGGTCACATACTGTGTTCTGGCTCGAATGACCATACATGTAAGTTTTGGACACGGAACCGTCCAGGTGATCTGATGAGAGACAAATACAATTTGAATACTCTACCTCCTGGTGTACAAGATGAGAATGAAATTGAAGAAACTTCTACTATTCCTGGAATGGGACCCGAAGACAAAGTTGAAATATTCTCCTCTGATACAGCTGATAAGGTCATTCCTGGTTTAGATTTAGACACAACATTCGTTCCTATGGAGTTTGAGAAAAAAGTAAAGAAAGTGCCTTACAGCAAACCTATACCAAGAAACTTCCAGGCACAGTGGAATCATGGTCTGGTGGTTGATGATGCTACAACTGAGGCCCTCACCCAAGCTCTCGTAGAGTCAGTACCGGGAGCAGTACCATTGCAACAGATAACTCCAAATGCAATATTTATCTACGGAAAACTAATACCAGTGGAACCAGGATCCAGACTTGAAAAAGCCATTATGGAAGGGCAGATAGCATTAAAAAGATATATCGCTACAGGTGAAATAGAACAGCTCGATGATATGATGGCTCATTTGGAGGAAGATGCTGACGATGAAAACTTTCCACCCTTTGAGTATCCCACCCCAGAAAATGATAGAGATGGTGAAAATGAAGACAGTGAAAATAATGAGAAAGAAGATTTTGATAAAGAGGAGTATTATAATGATCCGAGGGAGTCAAATGATCAAAACAGTCAGGACAATAgctttaataattatgaaaatggAACAGACATAAGGCCTCCGATGGGGAATATGCCTCCAATGGGTATGATGAGACCTCCAATGAATATGGGGCCTATGAGACCTATGATGGGTCCTATGGGTATGCGCATGCCCCCACCCCACATGCCCGGAATGCCACCAATGGGACACATGGGACCAATGGGACCCAACATGTCACCTATGGGTAATATGCCACCAATACGAAATATGCCCCCAATGGGTAACATGCCACCAATGGGTAATATGAATTATCAGGACAACGGTTTCAATAAATCTGGCTACGACTCCAGCTTTGATGGTAACAACCAGTCCTATAATGATGACAACGATGAATACAGTGAGGACAACTCATTTGACAACAGTTTCGATGAGGAGAACAGTTTCAATGAGCAAGACGAGGGTCATGACTATGGACAAAATCAAAGATGGGGTGGAAATTTCAGAGGCAGAACCCCAAATCGTGGCAGGGGCCAAGATCGTGGTCGAGGTCAGGATAGAGGGAGAGGTAGAGGAGCCAACGGATTCGGCGGCCGCAATCTCCGGAAAGGGCCACCAAGAGGAACCACGTGGAGTCGTCGAGGCGTCGGCGCTAATAGACAATTTAGAAGAGGAAACATACAAAATAACTAG